A genomic region of Pelodiscus sinensis isolate JC-2024 chromosome 1, ASM4963464v1, whole genome shotgun sequence contains the following coding sequences:
- the PLCXD2 gene encoding PI-PLC X domain-containing protein 2 yields the protein MAQGSSNADWMGSLAPALSTFPLAHLAIPGSHDSFSYWVDEKSPVGPDQATAIKRLAKISLVKKLMKKWSVTQNLTFKEQLEGGIRYFDLRVSSKPGEVGEEIYFIHGLFGIKVWDGLMEINTFLTQHPKEVVFLDFNHFYAMEYRHHIYLINRIQEAFGSTLCTMEHVENMTLQYLWEKSQQVLIFYHYPLYQEYSFLWPGNKIPAPWANTTNVHKLLQFLETTLGERAQHGTFHVSQAILTPRVKTIARHLICGLKNTLVHRNLPMILNWIKTQKPGIMGVNIITSDFVELVDFAATVIALNNLLLEGH from the exons GATCACATGATTCTTTCAGCTACTGGGTGGATGAGAAATCTCCTGTGGGACCTGACCAAGCCACAGCAATCAAACGTTTGGCTAAAATTTCTTTGGTGAAGAAGCTGATGAAGAAATGGTCAGTGACTCAAAACCTAACCTTCAAAGAACAGCTAGAAGGTGGGATCCGCTACTTTGATCTGCGTGTATCTTCCAAACCGGGAGAAGTGGGAGAGGAGATCTACTTCATACATGGCTTGTTTGGCATCAAAGTATGGGACGGACTGATGGAAATAAACACCTTCCTCACCCAGCATCCCAAAGAAGTCGTCTTCTTGGATTTCAATCACTTCTATGCCATGGAATACCGGCACCACATATATCTGATTAACAGGATCCAGGAAGCATTTGGGTCAACACTTTGCACAATGGAACATGTAGAAAATATGACCTTGCAGTACCTGTGGGAGAAGAGTCAACAG GTTCTCATTTTCTACCACTACCCTCTGTATCAAGAATATTCTTTCCTATGGCCAGGGAATAAAATACCAGCACCTTGGGCAAACACAACGAACGTGCACAAGCTATTACAGTTCTTAGAGACCACTCTTGGGGAGCGGGCTCAACATGGAACTTTTCATGTTTCTCAAGCTATTCTCACACCCAGGGTCAAAACTATTGCACGGCATCTAATCTGTGGCCTCAAAAATACGCTTGTTCACAG gaACCTGCCTATGATTTTGAACTGGATAAAGACACAGAAACCAGGTATTATGGGTGTGAACATAATTACATCGGACTTTGTGGAGCTGGTTGACTTTGCCGCAACGGTTATTGCATTAAACAACCTCCTTTTAGAAGGGCACTGA